In Nitrospirota bacterium, one genomic interval encodes:
- the rplC gene encoding 50S ribosomal protein L3, producing the protein MTGILGKKLGMTQIFTEDGRLVPVTVVEAGPCVVVQVKTPERDGYEAVKVGFGEVAKPKKTPKPMAGVFKKAGTAAFKVMREFPMTGLKVGDAIKSESFGKGDVVTVTGVSKGKGFQGVMKRHNFRGGPDTHGSMFNRAPGSIGASSFPSRVWKGMRMAGHQGNERVTVQNLTVVDVRPEQNLILIKGAIPGPANTIVEIRKED; encoded by the coding sequence ATGACAGGGATTCTAGGGAAGAAGCTTGGCATGACGCAGATCTTCACCGAGGACGGCAGGCTGGTGCCGGTGACCGTCGTGGAGGCCGGCCCGTGCGTGGTCGTTCAGGTGAAGACGCCGGAGCGTGACGGCTACGAGGCGGTGAAGGTCGGGTTCGGCGAGGTAGCGAAGCCGAAGAAGACCCCGAAGCCGATGGCCGGCGTTTTCAAAAAGGCCGGGACCGCCGCCTTTAAAGTGATGAGGGAGTTCCCCATGACCGGGCTCAAGGTGGGCGACGCGATAAAGTCCGAGAGCTTCGGCAAGGGCGATGTGGTCACGGTGACCGGCGTCTCGAAGGGGAAGGGGTTCCAGGGCGTCATGAAGCGCCACAACTTCAGGGGCGGACCCGATACCCACGGCTCGATGTTCAACAGGGCTCCCGGCTCGATCGGCGCGAGCTCGTTCCCCTCGCGGGTCTGGAAGGGAATGAGGATGGCCGGCCACCAGGGCAACGAGCGGGTGACGGTCCAGAACCTGACCGTCGTCGATGTCCGTCCGGAGCAGAACCTCATCCTGATAAAGGGCGCTATCCCGGGGCCTGCAAATACGATCGTCGAGATTCGGAAGGAAGACTAA
- the rpsJ gene encoding 30S ribosomal protein S10 yields the protein MNQKIRIKLKAYDHRLLDQSVREIVDTAQRTGARIAGPVPLPTKISKYTILRSPHVDKKSREQFEIRTHKRLIDIYDPTPDTVDALMKLELASGVDVEIKL from the coding sequence GTGAATCAAAAAATACGCATAAAACTGAAAGCATACGATCACAGGCTGCTCGACCAGTCGGTACGGGAGATAGTGGATACCGCGCAGAGAACGGGTGCGCGGATTGCCGGGCCGGTGCCGCTCCCGACGAAGATCAGCAAGTACACGATCCTGCGGTCGCCCCATGTCGACAAGAAGTCGCGGGAGCAGTTCGAGATACGGACGCACAAGAGATTGATTGATATCTATGATCCTACTCCTGATACGGTCGATGCGCTGATGAAGCTGGAGCTCGCTTCAGGGGTTGACGTGGAGATAAAGCTATGA